The Rickettsiales bacterium genome includes a region encoding these proteins:
- a CDS encoding heavy metal translocating P-type ATPase — MKNAIRICGCAISKSFIFSQHIILVTLSLLAIALYFSLPEDIKNIPLQIVTIIGSIPLLLNIIKQLIKLDMGADILAAIALVTAAIVGEYLAAVLIIIMLAGGQALEEYAMRKASSVLSALAERMPTIAYRKNGNEILEIAISDIKIGDSIVVYPHETCPVDGTVIDGHSTMDESYLTGEPYHISKAKGSSVISGSINGESPLTIKAEKLPSDSRYAKIMHVMREAEEKRPAMRRLGDQIGAIFAPIALLIAVLAWYFTGDSIRFLAVLVVATPCPLLIAIPITIISAISLAAKHAIIIKDPTVLERLPTCKTAIFDKTGTLTYGIPEITDIKTAREFDKNDILSVVATIEQYSKHPLSHAIIRKAKKLGIELQEAQSVSEKAGFGLSGVVGGKEIKITSRKKISIDKPELLNELPESEAGLECVIIVDGKYAATFIFRDAAREDGHSFINHLAPNHQFTKIMLVSGDRESEVSYLAGLMGIKDMLSSQTPEQKLALVRKETKNSPTLFMGDGINDAPALTAATVGIAFGQASSVTAEAAGAVIMENTLTKVDELIHISEDMRRVAIQSAVGGMILSFIGMGFAATGNLSPVGGAIAQEVIDIIAIGWALRLTWQKKVETDI; from the coding sequence ATGAAAAATGCTATAAGAATATGCGGCTGTGCCATCAGTAAATCCTTTATATTTTCACAGCACATCATATTAGTGACGTTATCGCTGCTGGCGATAGCGCTATATTTCTCTTTGCCTGAGGATATAAAAAATATCCCACTACAAATAGTTACCATTATCGGCTCCATTCCTTTACTGCTCAATATAATAAAACAACTCATAAAGCTAGATATGGGGGCGGATATATTAGCGGCTATCGCGTTAGTCACGGCGGCTATCGTCGGCGAATATTTGGCGGCGGTTCTGATAATAATAATGCTTGCTGGCGGACAAGCTCTGGAAGAATACGCTATGCGCAAAGCATCATCCGTTCTGTCAGCGTTAGCTGAAAGAATGCCAACAATAGCTTACCGAAAAAATGGTAATGAGATTTTGGAAATAGCCATCAGTGATATAAAAATTGGCGATAGCATAGTTGTGTATCCGCATGAGACTTGTCCGGTTGATGGAACGGTTATAGATGGTCACAGCACTATGGATGAGTCATATCTTACTGGAGAGCCATACCATATATCTAAAGCCAAAGGTTCTTCTGTTATCTCTGGTTCTATCAATGGAGAGTCACCACTTACTATCAAAGCAGAAAAATTACCATCTGACTCTCGTTACGCCAAGATAATGCACGTAATGCGTGAAGCTGAGGAAAAAAGACCAGCTATGCGTAGGCTCGGCGATCAGATAGGAGCTATATTCGCCCCTATCGCTTTGTTAATCGCGGTATTAGCGTGGTATTTTACTGGTGATTCCATAAGGTTTCTAGCGGTTTTAGTAGTCGCCACCCCCTGCCCACTACTAATCGCTATTCCCATAACAATAATAAGCGCCATTTCATTAGCGGCGAAGCATGCCATAATCATAAAAGATCCCACTGTGTTAGAGAGATTGCCAACTTGCAAGACAGCTATTTTTGATAAAACAGGAACACTAACCTACGGTATACCGGAAATCACCGACATAAAAACAGCTAGGGAATTTGATAAGAATGATATTTTATCGGTTGTCGCGACCATTGAGCAATATTCTAAACATCCTCTATCACACGCCATCATCAGAAAAGCTAAAAAACTAGGAATAGAATTACAAGAAGCACAAAGCGTATCAGAAAAAGCTGGTTTTGGACTTAGCGGAGTGGTTGGTGGAAAAGAAATAAAAATAACCAGCCGCAAAAAGATTAGCATTGATAAACCTGAATTACTTAACGAACTGCCAGAAAGCGAGGCTGGTCTTGAATGTGTTATAATTGTGGATGGCAAATATGCCGCCACCTTTATTTTTCGTGACGCGGCAAGAGAGGATGGGCACTCCTTTATTAATCACCTAGCTCCCAATCATCAATTTACTAAAATAATGTTGGTATCTGGCGACCGTGAATCAGAAGTTTCCTACCTTGCTGGGTTAATGGGAATAAAAGATATGTTATCATCACAAACACCAGAACAAAAATTAGCTTTGGTACGTAAAGAAACAAAAAATAGTCCGACATTATTTATGGGAGATGGCATAAATGACGCTCCCGCCCTAACAGCGGCAACCGTTGGCATTGCTTTTGGTCAAGCAAGCAGCGTAACAGCGGAAGCGGCGGGCGCGGTGATAATGGAAAATACCCTAACCAAAGTTGATGAGCTTATCCATATAAGTGAGGATATGCGTCGTGTGGCGATACAAAGCGCCGTGGGTGGCATGATATTAAGCTTTATCGGAATGGGATTCGCCGCTACCGGAAACCTATCACCAGTCGGCGGAGCCATAGCGCAAGAGGTAATTGACATAATAGCTATCGGCTGGGCACTACGCTTAACTTGGCAAAAAAAAGTAGAGACTGATATTTAG
- the coaD gene encoding pantetheine-phosphate adenylyltransferase, with product MRVAVYPGTFDPITVGHMDIIRRALNISDRLIIGVALDTGKEPVFDISMRGGLVEEDLSLLGKDSARVEVKTFSGLLVNFAEEVGANMVVRGLRAVSDFEYEFQMTCMNARLKPEIETVFLTASEDTHFISSRFVKQIARLGGDISSFVSPNVARHLHSYFSSIH from the coding sequence ATGAGGGTTGCTGTTTATCCTGGTACTTTTGATCCTATAACCGTTGGGCATATGGACATTATAAGGCGTGCCCTTAATATATCCGATCGCCTGATAATAGGGGTGGCTCTGGATACCGGCAAAGAGCCAGTATTTGATATTTCTATGCGTGGTGGGTTGGTAGAGGAGGATTTATCTCTGCTTGGTAAGGATAGCGCTAGGGTGGAGGTCAAAACATTTTCTGGATTACTAGTAAATTTTGCTGAGGAAGTAGGAGCTAATATGGTGGTACGTGGTCTGCGCGCGGTATCAGATTTTGAGTATGAATTCCAGATGACTTGTATGAACGCTAGACTGAAACCGGAGATAGAAACGGTTTTTCTTACCGCGTCTGAGGATACGCATTTCATCTCATCACGTTTTGTCAAGCAGATAGCAAGGCTAGGCGGTGATATATCATCATTTGTGTCACCAAATGTAGCTCGGCATCTCCATTCCTATTTTTCTTCTATACATTAG
- the fliF gene encoding flagellar basal-body MS-ring/collar protein FliF, with product MESVMGTMKGLGNLRLGIIVGVGVLLLGFFMMLAFQMSKAGMSPLYTGLTLEDSSRIVSELEKSSIPYSLSADGSQISVPADKVLRLRMSMAEQGIPSGGSIVGYEIFDRSESFGSSSFVMNVNMLRALEGELARTISSINGIDTVRVHLVVPKKELFSRTKEEPSASVIIKMFGGNSLERNEVNSITHIIASAVPSLNPSRVTIVDNHGKLLASGDGTDSIAGLSGNATEYKMAYEKRTEKALEELLEKVIGIGKVRVQVAADINFDRVVINSEKYDPDGQVARSTQSSNQKENSLDGAGGGNVSVANNLPQGAANNAAGGGSNKNIEQTNETTNYEISKTIQNQVKEAGNLKKISVAVLVDGTYKENDTGESIYSPRTDDEIKKLTTLVKSAIGYDEQRGDKIELVNMQFTQDSLDMTETSFFERFRLELQSIVQTLIISVVAILAILLVLRPAVSKLGKGMQTPSERVNNEVSLIQGTTTSVERLPNPNSNPENIGSELSATLESTEPDVMIDVANIKGGMRSSSMTKINEIVEKYPEETMGVLRQWIMKQS from the coding sequence ATGGAATCAGTAATGGGAACGATGAAAGGGCTTGGTAATCTTCGCTTAGGGATAATAGTTGGCGTTGGGGTGCTATTACTAGGCTTTTTCATGATGTTAGCGTTTCAGATGTCAAAAGCAGGAATGTCTCCTCTTTATACTGGTCTTACACTAGAAGATAGCTCAAGAATCGTAAGCGAACTGGAAAAATCAAGCATACCCTATAGTCTTTCAGCTGATGGGTCACAAATCTCTGTGCCAGCTGATAAGGTGCTTCGCTTGCGCATGAGCATGGCGGAGCAAGGAATTCCATCAGGCGGCTCAATAGTTGGATATGAAATATTTGATCGTTCGGAGAGTTTTGGTAGCTCAAGCTTCGTAATGAATGTAAATATGCTCCGAGCTTTGGAAGGGGAGTTAGCCAGAACAATTTCATCTATAAACGGTATAGATACAGTGAGAGTACATCTGGTTGTCCCTAAAAAGGAGCTGTTTTCTAGAACCAAAGAAGAACCAAGCGCATCGGTTATTATAAAAATGTTTGGTGGTAATTCACTGGAAAGGAATGAGGTTAACTCAATTACCCATATTATAGCGTCGGCAGTACCCTCCCTTAACCCATCAAGGGTTACTATAGTTGATAATCATGGTAAGTTGCTAGCAAGTGGTGATGGTACCGACAGTATAGCCGGTCTTTCAGGCAATGCTACTGAATATAAAATGGCATATGAGAAGCGTACTGAAAAAGCATTAGAGGAGTTGCTAGAAAAAGTTATAGGAATAGGAAAAGTAAGGGTACAGGTTGCCGCTGATATTAATTTTGACCGTGTGGTTATCAATTCAGAAAAGTACGACCCTGATGGACAAGTGGCTCGCTCCACCCAATCTAGCAATCAAAAAGAAAATTCTTTAGATGGCGCTGGTGGCGGCAATGTAAGTGTAGCCAATAACCTTCCTCAAGGAGCGGCAAATAACGCTGCTGGTGGCGGTAGCAACAAAAATATTGAGCAAACGAATGAAACTACTAACTATGAAATATCTAAGACTATACAGAACCAAGTAAAAGAGGCTGGGAATCTTAAAAAAATATCAGTAGCGGTGTTGGTTGATGGGACATATAAAGAAAACGATACTGGAGAGTCAATTTATTCACCACGTACTGATGATGAAATCAAAAAACTTACGACACTGGTAAAATCAGCTATAGGTTATGATGAGCAACGTGGTGACAAGATAGAGCTTGTAAATATGCAATTCACTCAAGATAGCCTTGATATGACAGAAACTTCTTTCTTCGAGCGTTTCCGCCTTGAACTGCAATCTATTGTCCAAACACTTATTATTTCTGTGGTAGCGATACTCGCGATATTGCTGGTACTACGACCAGCGGTGTCAAAACTAGGAAAAGGGATGCAAACGCCTAGCGAGAGGGTTAATAATGAAGTTTCTCTTATACAAGGAACTACAACTTCTGTTGAAAGACTACCAAATCCTAATAGCAACCCTGAAAACATAGGAAGTGAACTTAGCGCTACTTTAGAATCCACAGAACCTGATGTGATGATTGATGTCGCTAACATAAAAGGTGGAATGAGATCTTCCTCAATGACCAAAATTAATGAGATTGTAGAGAAATATCCTGAGGAGACTATGGGTGTTTTAAGACAATGGATTATGAAACAGTCATAG
- the fliG gene encoding flagellar motor switch protein FliG → MAKTQPKEGKEDLRKISGPQKAAMFLMAIGEESAVKLFALMDDDEIREISNIMSTLGQVDADSVERLFHDFADQVSESGALVGNYDSTERLLIKALGKNRVDGIMEEIRGPAGRTTWDKLGNVSEEILANFLKNEYPQTISVVLSKVKAEHAARVLMNLPEELTMEVITRMLSMETVKKEVMDGIEKTLRMEFMSNLAKRQATDSFQMMAEIFNNFDRSAETKFMGKLEERNAESAEKVRALMFTFEDLLKINGAGIQVLLRTVDKTKLGVALKGASDEIKELFLGNMSERAGKILREEMENMGPVRIKDVDEAQTHVVNIAKDLAAKGEIMIAGDGGDEQLVY, encoded by the coding sequence ATGGCAAAGACACAGCCTAAAGAGGGAAAAGAAGATTTAAGAAAAATATCAGGACCGCAAAAAGCTGCGATGTTCCTAATGGCGATTGGTGAGGAAAGCGCGGTAAAACTTTTCGCTCTTATGGATGATGATGAGATAAGAGAAATATCAAATATAATGTCAACTTTAGGACAAGTTGATGCTGATTCCGTTGAAAGGTTATTCCATGATTTCGCTGATCAAGTATCAGAATCAGGAGCATTGGTAGGAAATTATGACTCAACTGAAAGATTGCTAATAAAAGCTTTGGGCAAAAATCGTGTCGATGGGATAATGGAAGAAATAAGAGGTCCCGCTGGAAGAACCACATGGGATAAGCTTGGAAATGTTAGTGAGGAGATTCTCGCTAATTTTCTTAAAAATGAATATCCGCAGACCATATCTGTCGTTCTATCAAAGGTTAAAGCTGAGCACGCAGCTAGAGTATTGATGAATCTACCGGAAGAGTTAACTATGGAAGTAATCACTAGAATGTTGTCTATGGAAACTGTTAAAAAAGAGGTGATGGATGGCATAGAAAAAACCCTGCGTATGGAATTCATGAGTAATCTAGCGAAACGTCAGGCAACTGATAGTTTCCAAATGATGGCGGAAATATTCAATAATTTTGACCGTAGCGCGGAAACTAAGTTTATGGGCAAGCTAGAGGAACGTAACGCTGAATCAGCGGAAAAAGTACGTGCTTTGATGTTTACGTTTGAGGATCTACTAAAAATCAATGGCGCGGGAATTCAGGTATTGTTGCGTACGGTTGATAAAACAAAGTTAGGAGTAGCTCTAAAAGGCGCGTCGGACGAAATAAAAGAGCTATTTCTTGGCAATATGTCAGAGCGAGCTGGTAAGATATTACGTGAGGAAATGGAAAATATGGGACCTGTGCGTATAAAGGACGTTGATGAGGCACAGACACATGTTGTAAATATCGCGAAAGATCTGGCTGCTAAAGGTGAGATTATGATCGCCGGTGACGGTGGCGATGAACAGTTAGTTTATTAG
- a CDS encoding FliH/SctL family protein: MLISPLTFKEFDENNVTNREIRKERFAKPKKEEEDLPPPPPTFSEEELNNARQEGYKQGFLDGTKEGENKVKSEQADVERILMEGLGNLTQAFPPIFGQYRAHCLKLTEDMPLLALSIAKKIAKQALLENYQNVISNAARHCANLLISEEQVIISMNQRVAKVFEDKIKNVPDAEEIISRIKIVGDEAIAENDYNISWKNGSIEHSQEKLWSQVEKFIDDMIAGDSIKTNEQVDSIENEVVQQNGGNCDDGSDKNFNDVENKE, from the coding sequence ATGCTTATCTCACCTCTAACATTTAAGGAGTTTGATGAAAACAACGTCACCAATCGTGAAATCCGCAAAGAACGCTTCGCTAAACCCAAAAAGGAAGAAGAGGATTTACCCCCTCCTCCACCTACATTTAGTGAGGAAGAGCTAAATAACGCTAGGCAGGAAGGATATAAGCAAGGTTTTCTTGACGGAACCAAAGAGGGAGAAAACAAGGTAAAGAGTGAGCAGGCTGATGTTGAGCGCATATTAATGGAAGGGCTTGGAAATCTCACTCAGGCTTTTCCCCCTATATTTGGGCAATACCGAGCGCACTGCCTTAAACTAACTGAGGATATGCCCTTACTTGCCTTATCAATAGCGAAAAAAATCGCGAAGCAGGCTTTGTTAGAAAATTATCAAAATGTAATATCAAACGCGGCGAGACATTGCGCTAATTTGCTGATAAGTGAAGAACAAGTAATAATATCTATGAATCAGCGTGTAGCAAAAGTTTTTGAGGATAAAATTAAAAATGTGCCAGATGCTGAGGAAATAATTTCACGAATAAAAATAGTTGGTGATGAGGCTATAGCGGAAAATGACTACAATATTAGTTGGAAAAATGGTTCAATAGAACATTCGCAGGAAAAATTATGGTCTCAGGTGGAAAAATTTATAGACGATATGATAGCTGGTGATAGCATAAAAACAAATGAACAAGTAGATTCTATTGAGAATGAAGTTGTTCAGCAAAATGGTGGAAATTGTGATGATGGTAGTGATAAAAACTTTAACGATGTAGAAAACAAGGAGTAA
- the fliN gene encoding flagellar motor switch protein FliN, producing the protein MTDEVVEEVSGFGDRAVADSLSLDTVSDIPVQITVVLGRASMQVNQLLKLGRGAVIELDKKVGEPIDIFVNNRLVAKGEVVVVEDRIGVTMTEIIKTEKN; encoded by the coding sequence ATGACAGATGAGGTGGTTGAAGAAGTATCAGGGTTTGGTGATAGAGCGGTCGCTGATAGCCTAAGTCTTGATACGGTATCTGATATACCGGTACAAATAACAGTTGTTCTTGGTCGTGCCAGCATGCAAGTAAATCAGCTATTAAAGCTTGGTCGTGGCGCGGTTATTGAGCTTGATAAAAAAGTAGGAGAGCCGATAGATATATTCGTAAATAATAGGTTAGTGGCAAAAGGAGAGGTTGTAGTAGTAGAAGACAGGATTGGTGTTACTATGACAGAAATTATTAAAACTGAGAAAAACTAA
- a CDS encoding sigma-54 dependent transcriptional regulator, producing MRLLIIGELYGQLGTASSIARSRGANVTHASDIEAAMNSLRSGKGADLIMIEVREDIEKLVNSLMRERFNLTVIACGLQADKDAAVKAIKSGAKEYIPLPPNEELIAAVLEAITEENKSIIYADPLTKKTIDMADQIAPSDASVLITGESGTGKEVISRYIHSKSKRASGPMICVNCAAIPEALLEAELFGHEKGAFTGAVSKRIGKFEEANGGTILLDEISEMDLRLQSKLLRVLQEREIDRVGGNKPVKVNIRILATSNRNMEEEVKKGTFREDLYFRLNVITINMPSLRDRKQDIKILAEYFIEKYSKANSLPIKPLTDEAVKKLENYGWKGNVRELENTIHRSVLLASGDKIDADAIYLSESNDNYQNNISGDSQENTTVNISEENQSQNIKNNPLVGRSVESVEQELILDTLNYCLGNRTHAANILGISIRTLRNKLKTYSEKGLDVPSAAGEK from the coding sequence ATGAGACTACTTATAATAGGTGAACTATATGGTCAACTGGGAACAGCCAGCAGTATAGCTCGCTCGCGTGGGGCTAATGTCACTCATGCCTCTGATATTGAGGCGGCGATGAATTCTCTTAGGAGTGGTAAGGGCGCTGACTTGATAATGATAGAAGTAAGAGAAGATATTGAAAAGTTAGTTAACTCACTTATGAGAGAACGGTTCAATCTTACCGTTATTGCCTGCGGTCTACAAGCTGATAAAGACGCTGCGGTGAAGGCTATTAAATCAGGAGCGAAAGAGTATATACCTCTACCACCTAATGAGGAGTTGATAGCGGCGGTGTTAGAAGCCATTACTGAGGAAAATAAGTCTATAATTTACGCTGACCCTCTTACCAAAAAAACTATTGATATGGCGGATCAGATAGCTCCTAGCGACGCTAGCGTGCTGATTACCGGAGAATCTGGTACTGGTAAAGAAGTAATATCAAGATATATACATTCTAAAAGTAAAAGAGCCTCTGGTCCTATGATATGTGTGAATTGCGCGGCGATTCCTGAGGCATTGCTAGAAGCTGAACTGTTTGGGCATGAAAAAGGAGCGTTTACCGGCGCTGTGTCAAAACGCATAGGTAAGTTTGAGGAAGCAAACGGTGGAACGATATTGCTTGATGAGATAAGCGAGATGGATCTACGGCTTCAATCAAAGCTGCTTAGGGTTCTGCAAGAAAGAGAAATAGACCGAGTCGGTGGTAATAAACCGGTAAAAGTTAATATAAGAATACTCGCCACCTCAAACCGTAACATGGAAGAAGAGGTAAAAAAAGGAACATTTAGAGAGGATCTATATTTTCGTCTAAATGTTATAACTATTAACATGCCTTCTCTGCGTGATAGAAAACAGGATATAAAAATACTAGCTGAATATTTTATTGAAAAATACTCAAAGGCTAATTCATTGCCAATAAAACCTTTGACAGATGAGGCAGTTAAAAAATTAGAGAATTATGGCTGGAAGGGTAATGTACGTGAATTAGAAAATACCATCCACCGTAGCGTGTTGCTAGCTAGTGGTGATAAAATTGACGCTGACGCTATTTATTTAAGTGAAAGTAATGATAACTACCAAAACAATATATCAGGAGATAGTCAGGAAAATACCACTGTTAATATTAGTGAGGAAAATCAAAGCCAAAATATAAAAAATAATCCTCTAGTTGGCAGATCAGTTGAAAGTGTTGAACAAGAGCTTATTCTTGACACTCTGAACTACTGTCTTGGAAACCGCACACACGCCGCTAATATTCTTGGTATATCAATCAGAACACTTAGGAATAAGTTAAAAACCTACAGTGAAAAGGGACTAGACGTGCCATCTGCGGCAGGAGAGAAATAG
- the flhA gene encoding flagellar biosynthesis protein FlhA, translating to MAEAESTAAKTDGGTNWISEINALTRRRDIYFAVGIIAILIVLILPLPAMLLDFLLGISITLSVIILMTVLFVEKPLHLSSFPTILLIVTMLRLSLNIASTRLILAHGHEGTDAAGHVIQAFGGYVMGGSVVIGIIIFGILTIINFVVITKGSGRIAEVSARFSLDSMPGKQMAIDADLSAGLITEDEAKARRKEIEDESNFFGSMDGASKFVRGDAIAGLLITFINFIAGIIIGVVQNDLAFSEALDHYTSLTVGDGLVSQVPALIVSTAAGILVTKSGVVGSAEKAVLGQLGRHPASLGVTSGFLFMMALLPGIPAPPFLFLAALTGFLSYRMFKEPKEIDPKTGELIKTKDKPKQLEAPKKDGEDIKGDEEQHSDFLQIDSLRLELGYGLLPLINYQKGHRLTEQIKALRRQMARELGFVIPSVRIQDNMQLPPNTYSIKVKEIEATRGDIRPDMLLVMNPSGGKISLAGEETVEPTFGLPAMWINEGMKEEAMFNNYTVVDPPTVITTHLTEIIKENMSELLSYAETQKLLDELEKVQQKLITETIPSQISVGGVQRVLQNLLNEQVSIRDLSTTIEAIAEASRNTQNPTIISEHVRSRLNRQISHSQTTDGGYIPIIAMSPAWEQTFMEALSGSDENRSLSMAPSRIQEFINLVRTTFDKCAMQGENPVLLTSPPIRPYVRSIVERFRPSTVVMSQDEIYAKSKIKTLGQL from the coding sequence ATGGCGGAAGCGGAATCAACAGCGGCAAAAACTGATGGTGGCACTAATTGGATTAGTGAGATAAACGCCCTCACCCGTCGTCGTGACATTTACTTCGCCGTTGGTATCATCGCTATATTAATAGTTCTGATATTGCCACTTCCGGCTATGCTTCTAGATTTCTTGCTCGGTATTTCCATTACATTGTCGGTCATTATTTTGATGACAGTTTTGTTTGTGGAAAAACCGCTACATCTTAGTTCTTTTCCTACTATATTACTTATAGTTACCATGCTTCGCCTATCGCTTAATATAGCGTCAACTAGATTGATATTAGCGCACGGGCATGAGGGAACGGACGCGGCTGGTCACGTGATACAAGCTTTTGGCGGTTACGTTATGGGTGGCTCTGTAGTAATTGGTATTATAATATTTGGTATACTTACTATCATCAACTTTGTGGTAATTACCAAAGGTTCCGGTCGTATCGCTGAAGTATCAGCCAGATTCTCTCTTGATTCTATGCCTGGAAAACAAATGGCGATTGACGCTGACCTTTCCGCTGGTCTTATAACTGAGGATGAGGCTAAGGCAAGGCGTAAAGAAATTGAGGATGAAAGCAATTTTTTTGGATCTATGGATGGTGCCAGTAAATTCGTGCGTGGCGACGCTATAGCCGGACTGCTTATCACCTTTATAAATTTTATCGCCGGAATAATAATCGGTGTCGTACAAAATGATCTGGCCTTTAGCGAGGCTCTTGATCATTACACGTCACTTACCGTTGGTGATGGTTTGGTATCGCAAGTTCCGGCTCTTATAGTATCAACCGCCGCTGGTATACTTGTTACTAAGTCAGGTGTTGTGGGTTCGGCGGAAAAAGCGGTACTTGGTCAATTAGGTCGCCATCCCGCCTCACTTGGTGTTACCAGCGGTTTTTTATTCATGATGGCACTACTCCCAGGAATACCTGCCCCACCATTTTTATTTCTAGCGGCGCTTACTGGTTTTCTTTCCTATAGAATGTTCAAAGAGCCTAAGGAAATAGACCCGAAAACCGGTGAGTTAATAAAAACAAAAGATAAGCCTAAACAGCTTGAGGCTCCTAAAAAAGACGGTGAGGATATTAAAGGAGATGAAGAACAACATTCTGATTTTCTTCAGATTGACTCGCTGCGCCTTGAGCTTGGCTATGGTTTGCTTCCACTAATCAATTACCAAAAGGGGCATAGACTTACTGAACAAATAAAAGCCTTACGTCGTCAAATGGCACGTGAACTTGGTTTTGTAATACCGTCAGTGCGTATTCAGGATAATATGCAGCTTCCTCCTAACACTTATTCCATTAAAGTTAAGGAAATTGAGGCAACGAGAGGTGATATACGCCCTGATATGTTGTTAGTTATGAATCCAAGTGGTGGCAAAATATCTCTTGCTGGAGAGGAGACAGTAGAGCCAACCTTTGGTCTTCCGGCAATGTGGATTAATGAAGGCATGAAAGAAGAAGCGATGTTCAATAATTACACGGTGGTTGATCCTCCGACAGTGATTACCACGCATCTTACTGAGATTATTAAAGAGAATATGTCTGAGTTATTATCTTACGCTGAGACACAGAAACTGCTTGATGAGCTTGAGAAGGTTCAGCAGAAACTTATCACTGAGACCATACCGTCACAAATCAGCGTTGGTGGAGTGCAAAGAGTTCTGCAAAATTTACTTAATGAGCAAGTGTCAATTCGTGATCTGTCAACTACTATAGAGGCTATCGCCGAAGCGTCACGTAATACTCAAAATCCAACTATTATTAGTGAACATGTCCGCAGCAGGTTGAATCGTCAGATAAGCCATAGCCAAACTACAGATGGCGGATATATACCAATTATAGCGATGTCGCCAGCATGGGAGCAGACCTTTATGGAAGCTTTAAGCGGAAGTGACGAGAATAGGTCATTATCTATGGCACCAAGCCGGATACAAGAATTTATAAATCTGGTAAGGACAACATTTGATAAATGCGCTATGCAGGGAGAAAATCCGGTTCTACTTACCAGCCCACCGATACGTCCTTATGTGCGCTCAATAGTGGAACGTTTTAGACCAAGTACGGTCGTTATGTCTCAAGATGAGATTTACGCGAAATCAAAAATAAAAACTCTGGGGCAATTATAA
- a CDS encoding MinD/ParA family protein, whose translation MTSINNINNANRKNLVAIASGKGGVGKTWLSVTLAHLIARSGRSVLLFDGDIGLANVDVQLGITPKRDLSGILSGKYSLKEIITHCDEGGFDIIAGRSGSASLATMPMEKLELIADSLLRLQNDYDFVLIDLGAGIEQHVQYLSSIASRCLMVVTDEPTSLTDAYAFIKITNSKKPAPQIGIVINQAATQKDGSSTYQAINNACSNFLGITLPLMGIIRRDNKVKDSIRSQKSLISKAPHSTAASDAALISIKLMQG comes from the coding sequence ATGACAAGTATAAATAACATAAATAACGCTAATAGAAAAAATCTTGTGGCAATCGCTTCCGGCAAAGGTGGAGTTGGGAAAACTTGGCTTTCCGTTACTCTTGCTCATCTTATCGCTCGCTCAGGAAGAAGTGTACTGTTATTTGATGGTGATATTGGTCTTGCTAATGTTGACGTTCAGCTTGGCATAACCCCAAAGCGGGATTTAAGTGGTATTCTTTCTGGTAAATACTCACTAAAAGAAATTATAACACACTGTGATGAAGGTGGTTTTGATATAATCGCCGGGCGTTCCGGTTCAGCCTCTCTTGCGACAATGCCTATGGAAAAATTGGAGCTAATAGCTGATTCCCTACTTAGACTACAAAATGATTATGATTTTGTACTTATAGATCTTGGAGCTGGAATTGAACAACATGTACAGTATTTATCTTCTATAGCCTCTCGTTGTCTTATGGTGGTTACTGATGAGCCAACTTCCCTTACTGACGCTTACGCTTTTATAAAAATAACTAACTCAAAAAAACCAGCTCCACAAATTGGAATAGTGATAAATCAAGCCGCTACGCAAAAAGATGGAAGCTCTACCTATCAAGCTATTAATAATGCCTGCTCTAATTTTCTTGGTATTACCCTGCCTCTTATGGGCATCATTCGCCGTGATAACAAGGTGAAAGATAGTATCCGTAGCCAGAAATCTCTCATTAGTAAAGCACCACACTCAACCGCCGCTAGTGATGCCGCTTTAATATCAATTAAACTAATGCAGGGTTAG